In Lagopus muta isolate bLagMut1 chromosome 6, bLagMut1 primary, whole genome shotgun sequence, one DNA window encodes the following:
- the RIN3 gene encoding ras and Rab interactor 3 isoform X5 produces MRAYKQKVLYLEGSVLVFEDVFKLVAFYCVSRDLLPFTLKLPQAILEARSFQDLEIISSLGIDFWDSSLNHRTSTEALSHPATDSALSTVQADGLRSTQCVASSTNHCSCEIELSIGNDRLWFVNPIFIEECSNPFPPDSPPPKGHAVCSSLPAATTTSPRRPPPPPPHSHGQKKSTLKLPREPMTACEEAQLLQPLGKSIKEMKTVGGDGEEGKQSCSDKEPSAGSLKKGPQPAVPPRRRPSERAAEENCTGKPASCETPKREQAEEKQELDTQSEGKRLSCRKAAEMPGEVPEQAVSQFQEAKPEPAEKQSMPEVQSDATEKGKLPPIPPPRRKRLSQAPRVLSSCQSNHITVVEQPAATAQAQGTGSSASAAGAATGTNAETEQGCGHKSVNSAELKGSHLSLEGLGGSAAAQTSASEPDSYSTSSTEDDLEMLGTLSTKKTRSMILGKAKNRLSFVSLSNVFTVFLSNDRKLQKKIVELAQDKDSYFGNLVQDYRVYSLEMMAKQSSSTEMLQEIRMMMTQLKSYLVQSTELKSLIDPAAYTDEQLDVIAETALYKCVLKPLKEAINSYLKEIHNKDGSLQQLKENQLVIQNTTTTDLGVTTSVPENVVLDKILHKFSTMHKAYSPEKKIGILLKSCKLIYDSMSQGNPGKPYGADDFLPVLMYVLARSNLTEVLLNVEYMMELMDPALQLGEGSYYLTTTYGALEHIKNYDKITVTRQLSVEVQDSIHRWERRRTLNKARASRSSVQDFISISFLEIGAQSRTLASRNDTTTEQLCQQCAEKFEVSHPKIYRLFVYVDGQWLQLDKEALPHRIKASLLKSENKKDFHFIYKPIEYKNPPVPIVRETDFS; encoded by the exons ATGAGAGCTTATAAGCAGAAAG tCCTGTATCTAGAAGGATCTGTCCTTGTATTCGAGGATGTCTTCAAGCTGGTTGCCTTCTACTGTGTCAGTAG GGATTTGCTACCCTTCACCCTGAAGCTACCACAAGCAATATTAGAAGCTCGTAGCTTTCAAGATCTTGAAATTATCTCTAGTCTGGGGATAG ACTTTTGGGATTCCTCTTTAAACCACAGAACGAGCACAGAGGCGTTATCCCACCCTGCAACAGACTCTGCCCTCAGCACGGTCCAGGCAGACGGTTTGAGATCTACGCAGTGTGTCGCAAGTAGCACAAACCACTGCTCATGTGAAATTGAGCTGTCAATAGGAAATGACAGGCTGTGGTTCGTGAATCCTATTTTTATAGAAGAGTGCAGTAATCCTTTTCCTCCAGACTCACCTCCTCCCAAGGGCCATGCTGTGTGTTCCAGCCTGCCCGCTGCCACCACCACATCACCCCGCCGCCCCCCACCGCCCCCTCCACATTCTCACGGGCAGAAGAAGTCTACCCTGAAGCTCCCACGGGAACCCATGACGGCCTGTGAAGAAGCACAGCTTCTTCAGCCACTGGGCAAGAGCatcaaggaaatgaaaaccgTGGGCGGTGATGGTGAGGAAGGGAAGCAAAGCTGCTCTGACAAGGAGCCATCAGCCGGCAGCCTCAAGAAGGGCCCCCAGCCTGCTGTGCCCCCGCGGAGGCGGCCATCTGAGAGGGCTGCAGAGGAGAACTGCACGGGTAAGCCTGCAAGTTGTGAAACACCAAAAAGGGAAcaggctgaagaaaaacaagagctggATACACAGAGCGAAGGTAAAAGGCTGTCgtgcaggaaggctgcagaaaTGCCTGGAGAGGTTCCTGAGCAGGCTGTGTCACAGTTTCAGGAGGCAAAGCCCGAacctgcagagaagcagtccATGCCTGAGGTACAAAGTGATGCCACTGAGAAAGGAAAGTTGCCTCCTATCCCACCACCCAGAAGGAAGAGGCTTTCCCAGGCACCGCGGGTCCTCAGCTCCTGCCAGTCAAATCACATAACAGTGgtggagcagcctgcagccacagctcaaGCTCAGGGCACGGGCagctcagcatcagcagcaggCGCTGCCACTGGCACCAATGCTGAGACCGAACAGGGATGTGGCCACAAGTCTGTGAACTCAGCTGAACTGAAGGGCTCACACTTGTCCCTGGAAGGCCtgggaggcagtgctgcagcccagacATCAGCATCTGAACCAGACTCCTactccaccagcagcactgaggatgaCCTGGAGATGCTGGGTACTTTGTCTACTAAAAAGACACGCTCCATGATCTTGGGCAAGGCCAAGAACAGGCTGTCTTTTGTCAGCCTGTCCAACGTCTTCACAGTCTTTTTGTCtaatgatagaaagctgcagaagaagatAGTGGAGCTGGCACAGGATAAGGACTCATACTTTGGCAACCTGGTGCAAGACTACAGAGTGTACAGTCTGGAGATGATGgcaaagcagagctccagcacagagatgttaCAAGAAATCCGAATGATGATGACACAGCTGAAGAGTTACCTAGTACAGAGCACCGAGCTGAAATCTCTGATAGATCCAGCTGCCTACACTGACGAGCAATTAG ATGTGATTGCTGAGACAGCTTTGTACAAATGTGTCCTGAAACCTTTAAAAGAAGCCATCAATTCTTACTTAAAAGAAATCCACAACAAAGATGGATCTTTACAGCAGCTAAAAGAGAACCAGCTTGTGATACAAAACACAACTACCACTGACCTAGGTGTAACGACCAGTGTACCTGAAAATGTTGTGCTGGACAAGATCCTTCACAAGTTCTCAACCATGCACAAGGCCTACTCCCCAGAAAAGAAGATTGGCATCTTACTGAAGTCCTGCAAACTCATCTATGACTCCATGTCTCAGGGAAACCCAG GGAAGCCTTATGGTGCTGATGACTTCCTCCCTGTGCTCATGTATGTGTTGGCTCGCAGCAACCTGACTGAAGTCCTTCTGAATGTAGAGTATATGATGGAGCTCATGGACCCTGCTCTGCAGCTAGGTGAAG gcTCCTATTATTTAACCACCACCTACGGAGCCCTGGAACACATCAAGAACTACGACAAAATCACTGTCACACGGCAGCTGAGCGTGGAGGTGCAGGACTCCATTCACCGCTGGGAGCGGCGGAGGACGCTGAACAAGGCCCGGGCTTCTCGCTCGTCGGTGCAG GACTTCATCTCCATTTCCTTCCTGGAGATTGGTGCTCAGTCAAGGACACTTGCCTCACGGAATGACACCACaactgagcagctgtgccagcagtgtgccgaAAAGTTTGAAGTCTCCCATCCCAAGATCTATAGACTCTTCGTTTATGTCGATGGCCAGTGGCTGCAGCTGGACAAAGAGGCCCTCCCTCACCGTATCAAAGCCTCACTACTGAAGAGcgaaaacaaaaaagatttccattttatttataaaccAATAGAGTACAAAAATCCACCAGTTCCAATTGTCAGAGAGACTGACTTTTCCTAA
- the RIN3 gene encoding ras and Rab interactor 3 isoform X4: MNQERAAAILGNEAAGMFLVRKDGNANNMVLVVRMPVQGDAPGVLEYNIKEEKSILYLEGSVLVFEDVFKLVAFYCVSRDLLPFTLKLPQAILEARSFQDLEIISSLGIDFWDSSLNHRTSTEALSHPATDSALSTVQADGLRSTQCVASSTNHCSCEIELSIGNDRLWFVNPIFIEECSNPFPPDSPPPKGHAVCSSLPAATTTSPRRPPPPPPHSHGQKKSTLKLPREPMTACEEAQLLQPLGKSIKEMKTVGGDGEEGKQSCSDKEPSAGSLKKGPQPAVPPRRRPSERAAEENCTGKPASCETPKREQAEEKQELDTQSEGKRLSCRKAAEMPGEVPEQAVSQFQEAKPEPAEKQSMPEVQSDATEKGKLPPIPPPRRKRLSQAPRVLSSCQSNHITVVEQPAATAQAQGTGSSASAAGAATGTNAETEQGCGHKSVNSAELKGSHLSLEGLGGSAAAQTSASEPDSYSTSSTEDDLEMLGTLSTKKTRSMILGKAKNRLSFVSLSNVFTVFLSNDRKLQKKIVELAQDKDSYFGNLVQDYRVYSLEMMAKQSSSTEMLQEIRMMMTQLKSYLVQSTELKSLIDPAAYTDEQLDVIAETALYKCVLKPLKEAINSYLKEIHNKDGSLQQLKENQLVIQNTTTTDLGVTTSVPENVVLDKILHKFSTMHKAYSPEKKIGILLKSCKLIYDSMSQGNPGKPYGADDFLPVLMYVLARSNLTEVLLNVEYMMELMDPALQLGEGSYYLTTTYGALEHIKNYDKITVTRQLSVEVQDSIHRWERRRTLNKARASRSSVQDFISISFLEIGAQSRTLASRNDTTTEQLCQQCAEKFEVSHPKIYRLFVYVDGQWLQLDKEALPHRIKASLLKSENKKDFHFIYKPIEYKNPPVPIVRETDFS, translated from the exons atgaaccaGGAAAGAGCTGCGGCGATTCTTGGCAACGAAGCAGCAGGG ATGTTCTTGGTTAGGAAAGACGGTAATGCAAACAACATGGTCCTTGTGGTCCGCATGCCTGTTCAAGGTGATGCTCCTGGGGTGCTGGAGTACaacattaaagaagaaaagtcaa tCCTGTATCTAGAAGGATCTGTCCTTGTATTCGAGGATGTCTTCAAGCTGGTTGCCTTCTACTGTGTCAGTAG GGATTTGCTACCCTTCACCCTGAAGCTACCACAAGCAATATTAGAAGCTCGTAGCTTTCAAGATCTTGAAATTATCTCTAGTCTGGGGATAG ACTTTTGGGATTCCTCTTTAAACCACAGAACGAGCACAGAGGCGTTATCCCACCCTGCAACAGACTCTGCCCTCAGCACGGTCCAGGCAGACGGTTTGAGATCTACGCAGTGTGTCGCAAGTAGCACAAACCACTGCTCATGTGAAATTGAGCTGTCAATAGGAAATGACAGGCTGTGGTTCGTGAATCCTATTTTTATAGAAGAGTGCAGTAATCCTTTTCCTCCAGACTCACCTCCTCCCAAGGGCCATGCTGTGTGTTCCAGCCTGCCCGCTGCCACCACCACATCACCCCGCCGCCCCCCACCGCCCCCTCCACATTCTCACGGGCAGAAGAAGTCTACCCTGAAGCTCCCACGGGAACCCATGACGGCCTGTGAAGAAGCACAGCTTCTTCAGCCACTGGGCAAGAGCatcaaggaaatgaaaaccgTGGGCGGTGATGGTGAGGAAGGGAAGCAAAGCTGCTCTGACAAGGAGCCATCAGCCGGCAGCCTCAAGAAGGGCCCCCAGCCTGCTGTGCCCCCGCGGAGGCGGCCATCTGAGAGGGCTGCAGAGGAGAACTGCACGGGTAAGCCTGCAAGTTGTGAAACACCAAAAAGGGAAcaggctgaagaaaaacaagagctggATACACAGAGCGAAGGTAAAAGGCTGTCgtgcaggaaggctgcagaaaTGCCTGGAGAGGTTCCTGAGCAGGCTGTGTCACAGTTTCAGGAGGCAAAGCCCGAacctgcagagaagcagtccATGCCTGAGGTACAAAGTGATGCCACTGAGAAAGGAAAGTTGCCTCCTATCCCACCACCCAGAAGGAAGAGGCTTTCCCAGGCACCGCGGGTCCTCAGCTCCTGCCAGTCAAATCACATAACAGTGgtggagcagcctgcagccacagctcaaGCTCAGGGCACGGGCagctcagcatcagcagcaggCGCTGCCACTGGCACCAATGCTGAGACCGAACAGGGATGTGGCCACAAGTCTGTGAACTCAGCTGAACTGAAGGGCTCACACTTGTCCCTGGAAGGCCtgggaggcagtgctgcagcccagacATCAGCATCTGAACCAGACTCCTactccaccagcagcactgaggatgaCCTGGAGATGCTGGGTACTTTGTCTACTAAAAAGACACGCTCCATGATCTTGGGCAAGGCCAAGAACAGGCTGTCTTTTGTCAGCCTGTCCAACGTCTTCACAGTCTTTTTGTCtaatgatagaaagctgcagaagaagatAGTGGAGCTGGCACAGGATAAGGACTCATACTTTGGCAACCTGGTGCAAGACTACAGAGTGTACAGTCTGGAGATGATGgcaaagcagagctccagcacagagatgttaCAAGAAATCCGAATGATGATGACACAGCTGAAGAGTTACCTAGTACAGAGCACCGAGCTGAAATCTCTGATAGATCCAGCTGCCTACACTGACGAGCAATTAG ATGTGATTGCTGAGACAGCTTTGTACAAATGTGTCCTGAAACCTTTAAAAGAAGCCATCAATTCTTACTTAAAAGAAATCCACAACAAAGATGGATCTTTACAGCAGCTAAAAGAGAACCAGCTTGTGATACAAAACACAACTACCACTGACCTAGGTGTAACGACCAGTGTACCTGAAAATGTTGTGCTGGACAAGATCCTTCACAAGTTCTCAACCATGCACAAGGCCTACTCCCCAGAAAAGAAGATTGGCATCTTACTGAAGTCCTGCAAACTCATCTATGACTCCATGTCTCAGGGAAACCCAG GGAAGCCTTATGGTGCTGATGACTTCCTCCCTGTGCTCATGTATGTGTTGGCTCGCAGCAACCTGACTGAAGTCCTTCTGAATGTAGAGTATATGATGGAGCTCATGGACCCTGCTCTGCAGCTAGGTGAAG gcTCCTATTATTTAACCACCACCTACGGAGCCCTGGAACACATCAAGAACTACGACAAAATCACTGTCACACGGCAGCTGAGCGTGGAGGTGCAGGACTCCATTCACCGCTGGGAGCGGCGGAGGACGCTGAACAAGGCCCGGGCTTCTCGCTCGTCGGTGCAG GACTTCATCTCCATTTCCTTCCTGGAGATTGGTGCTCAGTCAAGGACACTTGCCTCACGGAATGACACCACaactgagcagctgtgccagcagtgtgccgaAAAGTTTGAAGTCTCCCATCCCAAGATCTATAGACTCTTCGTTTATGTCGATGGCCAGTGGCTGCAGCTGGACAAAGAGGCCCTCCCTCACCGTATCAAAGCCTCACTACTGAAGAGcgaaaacaaaaaagatttccattttatttataaaccAATAGAGTACAAAAATCCACCAGTTCCAATTGTCAGAGAGACTGACTTTTCCTAA